AGTATTATCTGCGCTCTATGCATTAAGCCTGAAGTTATTTTATTTGATGAGCCTATGATAGGCTTAGATCCAGCTGCAATCAAAGAACTTAAAAAAGTTATCTTTGAAATGAAGGATAAAGGTGTAACCGTTCTTCTAAGTACGCATATGTTAGAAATGGTTCAGGAGTTATGGGATATTCTGTATATTATGGACCATGGTAAAGTGATTGGTACTTACGAAAACGATGGAACACAGAATCAAAACATTGAAGACTTGTTCTTTTCACTTACAGATAAAGAGGGTGAGAAGGAGCCACAAGAATGAATGTCTTATTCTACTTACATAAACGCATATTGATTAACGGATTTAAGCGCTCGATTCGAAAGCCTGCTTTTGTGTTAATGTTAATCGCAGCTATTGCTTATTTTGCGTTGCTTACGGCTGGATATAAAAGTTTTTTTAGCCAAATTGGTATTACAAATGCTTCGGAATTTATTGTATTAATCATGGTGATACAACTTTATTTAGGTGTTCCAGGATTAATACAGTACTTTAGGCGGAAAGGACTATTATTTCGCAAAGCAGATGTCCAATTTGTCTTTCAAGCACCAATTCACCCAAAGGAAATTTTGTTGTTTAGTGGTTTAAGAAGTATTGTAGTTTCATCAATCTTCATGATTATTTTCTGTATTTTCGGTTGCGTTTTATATCCTGCAAGTACATTACAGTTTTTATTGTATGTAGTGGTCTATTTGAGCTTAGATTTCTTTATTGAAATGAGTTTAATTGTTTTGTGTTACGGGAATGAAACTATCCCTAATACATATATACGTTTAATTTCCTATCTTTTATATATAGTATTGGGTGCTTTAGCGGTTGGATTCTTATTACTTGTAATCGATCGTGGCTATAGTATGGCAGTTGTTGTGGAGTATCTAAAGTCTCCCTTTATTAAAATGGTTCCACTTTTTGGATGGAGTATAGGGTTATTGCAATGGATATTTTATGGCTATGATTGGAGTAACGTTGTCAGTACAATATTATTTATTCTATCAGCAATTTTTTTACCACTTCTTGCCTATAAATCAAAGTGTGAAGGTGATTATTATGAAGAGGCAGAGAAGTTCTCAGATGAATATGAACAAGCTATTGGAAATGCAAAAGCTGGTGAAGTATCTATTGTGGGTGCAAAGCCTAAAAAGTACATGCACGCATCGATAAAGTATAAAGGCTATAATGCAAAAGCTATCTTTTATCGTCAATTGTTAGAATATAAGAAAAACCGTTTCTTTATCTTCTCATTTAGAACATTCTTATTCTTACTTGCAGGCATTGCCTTACATTTCTTATCCCGTAAAGATAATGTTATGCATGATTTAATGAGCATTCGTTTATTTGTTATACCTATTATCGTTACGTATTACATTACATTCTTTGGAGTTATCCGCTCAAAATGGATGAAAGAATTACAGAATTACTATACATTCCTACTTCCGGACACCAAGATACATAAGACATGGAATGCAACGAAAATTGAGCATATTCGTGCTTTTATTGATACGATGATTCTTGCGTTAATTGGTGGAGCGGTACTAGGCCTTTCGCCTTTGCAGATTCTTTTAACTGGACTTGTTGGGGTAAGTGTCAATGCTAGTCGTATCTATATCAACATGATGGTACAGACAATTATTTCGCCAGCAATTGGGGATTTTAAACTCTTTGTGCAGTTTATTGATATGTTTTTGATGCTAGTAAGTACTGGTGCTTCGGTATTCGTTGCAATAGTTTCTATGATTGTATTTAATAATCTAGAAGCCGCATTCTTAGGCATGATTATGACTAGTAGCGTTATGGCGTGTATTGCATTCTTCTTATCATCATTTGCATTTGAAAAGATGGAAGTTATGGAATAGGGAGTTTATAAAGATTTTATAAAATATAAATTATGTCCTATTTCATTTCAAAATATTGCGTGATATAATCACTAAACAGGAGGATGATTATGATAGTTGTATACACATCTCCAGGATGTGCAAGTTGCCGTAAAGTAAAACAATGGTTAAAAGATCGTAATCTTCCATTTATAGAGAAGAACATCTTTAAGACATTGTTAAATGATAACGAAATAAAGCACCTATTGATGAGAAGTGAAAATGGTAGTGATGATATCATCTCTAAGCGTTCTAAGATTATTCAAGAATCGCATGTTGATATTGATTCGATGAAGATAGATGAATTAATCACTTTTATCAAGCGTAATCCTAGTGTATTAAAACGCCCAATCATATTGAGTGAGAATAATTTCCAAGTCGGCTATGACGAAGAGGAAATCGGTGTATTTGTACCGGTAGAGTTACGTCGTTTGGCAGATCACAGTTGTAACGAAACCTGCCCAAATTTCAAAGCTTGTCAAACAATGCAAACAGCATTTCAGAAAGAAGTCCATTAGGGCTTCTTTTGTTGTATAATAGGCAGTATGAAAAAAGTACTTGTAGGTTTATCGGGTGGCGTAGATAGCGCCGTCGCAGCGTATTTATTACAACAGCAGGGTTATGATGTGACCTGTGCTTTTATGCGTAACTGGGATTCAGTCGCAAATGAAGATTTCAGTGGAAATCCAACGCTATACGATCCAGTTTGTCCACAAGAAGCAGACTATAAGGATGCGGCAGATGTCGCTGCTAAATTAGGATTAGAACTATTACGTATCGACTTTATTAAAGAGTATTGGGATGATGTCTTTCAGACTTTTATTGATGAGTACAAATTAGGAAGAACACCAAATCCAGATATTCTATGTAATCGATATATCAAGTTTGATAGCTTTATGAAGTTTGCGAAAGAAAAAGGATTTGATATTGTGGCAACAGGTCACTATGCAAGACTTGGTGAAGAGGGTAATCATCATGTTTTATGTAAAGCAGTTGATCATAATAAAGACCAATCATACTTCTTGACCGAGATACGTCGTGAAGTATTAGAACATGTTTTATTCCCGCTTGGGGAAATTGAGAAGCCTGAGGTACGTCGCATTGCGGAAGAACTTGGTTTATCTATCGCAAAGAAGAAAGATTCGACTGGAATCTGTTTTATTGGAGAACGTCGCTTCCGTGAATTTCTCGGTAATTATCTGCCAATGAAATCTGGGGATATTATCGATGTAACGACTAAACAGAAAGTAGGTACACACCAAGGTGTTATGTACTATACAATCGGTCAAAGAAAAGGTTTAGATATTGGTGGTATTGGTCCATTCTTTGTGGCTGGCAAAGATGTGTATAAAAATGAACTATATGTCGTTGATGCAAATCATCAAGACTTGTTATACGCTACATCTTGTATTGTGACTGGTGTCAATTGGTTAGCTGATCGCACATTACCATTACAGTGCCATGCGAAGTTTAGATATCGTCAAGCTGATAATGATGTTGAACTTGTGCTAAATGAAGATGGTACTTTGACTGCGTTATTCCCTGAGGAAATTCGTAGTATTACGCCAGGACAAGAGGCGGTGTTCTATGATGGCGATGTGATGTTTGCAGGCGGAAAGATTGAGAAAGTCTACAAAGATGGACTAGATCTGATGGAACATGTAAAAGCACTTGTTCATCCTGAAACAAATTAATAAGGAGATTCATGGACAATTCATTGATTACGTTAACTGGTAAATTTACATATATTCTCTTCCGTAACGAAGGGAATTTTTATACTGCTGCGAAATTTGAAGTCAATGATGAAAAGGGGAGAGTAATTTCTGTTACTGGAAATATTCCGGAAATCGTTACGGGAATACAATATCGTATTAATGGTAATTACATTGAACACCCTCGTTACGGAATGCAGTTTCAGATTCAGACACTTGCAAAATTATTGCCAACGGAAAAAGAAGGCGTTGTTCGATATCTATCTGGCGTAAACTTTCCTGGTATTGGAAAAAAGACTGCAGAAAGAGTTGTAGACGCATTAGGGGAAGATTGTTTAACTTTGATACGTGAAGATAATACGTTATTAGAAAAAATTGGTGATTTATCTGAGCGTCAAATCCATGCCATTATTGAGGGGTTACAAATTGATAATGGTATGGAGGAACTAGCAAAGTTTTTAAATATCCATGGTTTAAGTCAAAGAAATCTTTCAAAGATAACACGTATCTACGGTAAAGAAGCGTTAAGTAAATTAAATGAAAATCCTTATCGGTTAATCGAAGAAATAGATGGTTTTGGCTTTAAGACTGCAGATAAAATCGGTAAGAGTTTAGGAATCAGCGATACTGACAATCGTCGTTTATACGCTCTTCTTGTTTCCCTTGTAAGTGATTTGTGTATGCGGGATGGTAATAGCTATGTACGTCTAGAAACATTAGAGACTACTTTCTTTAAAGAGTTGGGTTCCTTAACATGTGATTTTGAAGCAATCTTTGATGAGGCTATCTTAAAACATCATATTTATCGTGAAGATAATCGTATCTTTCCGATTGCACAATATGATGCGGAAATCGGTATCGCAAGATTTTTAGCAGAGTTTCCTTATCAATTTATGGATCCTTATGATCCAAAGTTATTACTATCATATCTAGAGGACATACAAGAACATTTAGGCATCACATATGATGAAACACAGATACAAGCGATAGAAGTCTTTTTTGAAAGACCATTTATGATAATGACTGGTGGGCCAGGTACAGGTAAAACAACCGTTGTCAATGCGATGATTAAGTTATTTAAATTGATGTATCCTTCTTCATCGATTATCTGTGCTGCTCCAACTGGTAGAGCTGCCAAACACTTAGCAGAAGTAACAGGAGTAAACGCCACAACCATTCACTCGTTATTACAATGGGATTTAGAAACAAATACGTTTGGCAAAAATGATGAAGAACCTATTTTAGCAGATCTTTTAATTGTGGATGAATTTTCTATGGTGGATAACTGGTTGTTCTATAACTTATTACTTGCTAGTAAGAGAATTAAAAAAATTTGTATTATTGGTGATAAAGACCAGTTACCAAGTGTTGGACCAGGTTGTGTATTACGTGACTTAATACAGTCCAATGAATTTTCATTAATTGAATTAAAATATATCTATCGTCAACAATCAGATAGTGATGTCATTAATTTAGCGCATGCAATCAATACAGGTAATGTGATTGTTGGTGATTATCATCATGATGTGAAGTTCTTTGCATGCATGCCTGAGGATATACGACGTAATATTTTAATGATGGTTGATGATGCATTGCAGAAAGGATACTCGATTGATGATATTCAGATATTATCCCCAATGTATGCAGGAGTTGCAGGCATTGATTACCTAAACAATGCTTTACAGGAATCGTTTAATCCACCATCGAAGGACAAAGCAGAAGTGAAGTCAGGGTACATAACTTTCCGTGAAGGGGATAAGATTTTACAGTTAAAGAATCAACCGGACGATGATGTATACAATGGTGATATTGGTGTATTAGTAGAAATCATTGACGCAAAACATGCGGAAGACCATAAGACTACGATTATCTGTCAATTTGGTGAAATCATTGTTGAGTATAAACCAGAGAATTGGATCAATATTACGCTGGCATACTGCATCAGTGTTCATAAATCACAAGGTAGTGAATATCCAATTGTGATCATGCCGATTATTCGAAGACATGCAGGCATGTTACAAAGAAAGCTTATATACACTGGTGTAACGAGAGCACGTAAAGTATTGATTATATTGGGAGAACTTGAAGCTTTTAAACGTGGGATTCAGGTATTAGAATTACATCCACGAGAGACTACACTGACACAGAAACTAAAGCAGTTTTTAGATGGTGATTATGGATTTTAAAAGGTGAGAAAATAATCTCACCTCTCGTCTTTTTTGGTAAATGAATCTTTGACTTTATTGAATTGTTCTTGAACTTTTGACATATAGTCATTTGCGAGTATGTTACCACTATCTGAAATCATGGTTCCAATTAAGCGTAGAATAACGGATGATTTCTCTGGTGGTAATTTTTGAAGGGCAGTAATTATATCCTTTAAAGAATCAAATCCACCTTCTTTTAGCTTTGCGAATGATTCTGCATCTGTTGATTCAAGAATAGCAAAGATTGCGTCAATCGCAATCTTCGCTTCCTCATCGGATAAATTCTCTAAGAACTTATCAACTGCTTTGTTTAAGAATACGGAGTTGGCAGATAATGATTCTGCTTTTTCAAAATGATTGCGCTTTACAATCCATGTAAGGGCATCGTGTTGTTGCACGTTATTGACAGTACTTTTGATAATTTTTGGTTCAACGTTATTCATTAAGATTCCAATAATTGAAGAGTCTGGAATGATAAGCGTGATTTTCTCCTGTATGGATTGATAAGCAGGGGATTGTAACATTTCACTCTGGAAGCCAGGTCCATCATTTGACCAAACCTTTGTAATATGACTACGAATGGAATCCATACAATGACATGCGGCGTATATCGCAAGATTACCACCTTTGGAGTGACCACCAACATGGATTGGTAAAGTTTCATTCTCAAATAATTGATTGATATATGCGACAGCTGCTTTTTGTCCATTGGTTCCGGTTGTATAGGATAGATAGAAATCTTCTTTCCAACCAATGAATGTATTATCTGTACCCCGATAGGAGATATAGATCATATCGTCGAGTTTAAAGGTTACTGCAGAAAACTGGACAACAAAGTCTTTATCAGAATAGCTGATGTAATAACCAATCTTAATATCTTTGAAGCGTTCTATATCACATACCTTATCAAGTAATCTAGCGTTTACGCCATTATAGGTTTCTATTTCTGCAATTTCTTCACGTGTATGTAGTTTATAAAATGCATCTCTCACTTTATGAAGTGGTTGAAATGTTGTTTCTATGTTAGGAATATCATCATAATGAACATAAGCTAAAAGACTAAGGATAGTATTATCCACTTCATTAAAAGGTTCAGTTGTAAATGAAAGATCTCCACGCCAATCAAGATAGTCATAAATCGTTGTCATTTTTAAATACCTCGTAATAAGAGTACCATATCATCTTTCTATCGTCATTGATTTGATTTTCATGTAGTTTCATTTGAAATCATTGAATTCTGACGTTATCGATGAAAATTGCTTTATTTTAAAGTGTTTTAATGTTAGAATTTCATAGAAATCGATAACAAAGGGTAAGTAGATATTGGCTGTGTCGTAGAGAGAAGATGTTTGGTGAAAATCTTCCATAAGTGATATTGAAGCTTCCTTTAACAGAGTGCTTAATCAGCAACGTATCTCTACGTTACAGAGCAATTAAGGTGCGCACATTTTGTGCGAATCAGGATGGTACCGCGTGTTAACGTTCCTGGATATGGGAACGTTTTTTATTTGTTCAGGAGGAAAACAATGGAAAAGCAATATCGACTCAGTGGAAATGAAGTCAGACAAAAGTTCTTGGATTTCTTTGCGTCAAAGGGTTGTATGATCGAACCAGGCGCAAGTCTTATTCCACATAATGATCCAACACTGTTATGGATTAATGCTGGAGTATCAGCGTTAAAGAAGTATTTTGATGGTTCAGAAAAGCCAGCTTCCAATCGTATCTGTAATGCCCAGAAATCAATTCGTACGAACGATATTGAAAATGTGGGTCGTACAGCACGTCACCATACATTCTTTGAAATGTTGGGTAATTTCTCAATTGGTGATTACTTTAAGAAAGAAGCGATTACTTGGGCTTGGGAATTCTTAACATCTCCAGAATGGATTGGTTTTGATCCTAAGCGTTTATATGTAACTGTTTATCCGGATGATGACGAAGCATATAACCAATGGGTTCAGGTAGGTATGATTCCTAGCCACATCCGTCGTACAGAAGATAACTTCTGGGAAATTGGCCGTGGCCCTGGTGGACCAGATACAGAGTTGTACTATGACCGTGGAGAAAAGTATGACCCTGAAGGCATTGGCGAAAAGTTATTCTTTGAGGATTTAGAGAATGACCGTTATATCGAAGTTTGGAATATTGTATTCTCTCAATATGATTGCCGTCCTGGTGAAGTTAATCGCCATGAGTACAAAGAATTACCTCAGAAGAATATTGATACAGGTATGGGTCTAGAACGTCTTGTATGTTTGATTCAAGATGGTGAAACAAACTTTGATACTGACTTATTCTTACCAATTATCCATGCGACAGAGAAGTATGCTAAACACTCTTACAGTGAGAAAGAATATAAGATGGCATATCGCGTTATCGCTGACCATATCCGTACAGTCACTTTTGCGATTGCGGATGGTGCGATGTTCTCTAACGAAGGTCGCGGATATGTATTACGTCGTGTATTGCGTCGTGCTGTACGCTACGGTATTAAGCTAGGTATCGATGGTGCTTTCATGTATAAACTTGTAAAGGTTGTAGCAGATAATATGATCTCTTACTATCCATATTTACAGGAAAAGATTTCATTGATTGAAAAGTTAGTGAAGCAGGAAGAAGAATCTTTCCACAAGACATTAGCAAACGGTGAAGCACTTTTACAGAATGCATTGGCTGAACATGCGGATACTAAGATCTTACCTGGCGAAGTGATGTTCAAGTTATATGACACTTATGGATATCCAAAGGAACTTACTACAGAGATTGCGGAAGAAGAAGGCTACCGTGTTGATTTAGAAGGCTTTGATAAAGAAATGCAGGCTCAGAAGACACGCGCAAGAGAAGCACGTGGAAATATTCAATCCATGCATGGTCAATCTGCTGACTTAATGGATTTTACACAAGAAAGTAAATTTACAGGTTATACAGATACACATTCTAGGGGTAAGGTTATTGGCTTATTCAAGGATGGTGTACGTGTTGATACATTAACAGACGAGGGTGATATTATCCTTGATGAAACATGTTTCTATGCGGAAAGTGGCGGACAGTGTGCTGATACTGGTGTTGTTTGGAATGATCACTTTAAGGCAAATGTAACGAATGTACAAAAGGCTCCACATAAACAACCGCTACATCACATTACAATCGTTGAGGGTACAGTATCAGAAGGGGATGTATTAGAAGGTGAATACGACTATGAAAAACGTCAACGTACACGTGCAAACCATAGTTCATTACACTTATTACAGGCTGCTTTAAAGAAGGTGTTAGGTGATCATATTGCCCAGGCTGGTTCTTATAACTGTGCTGAGTATGGAAGATTTGACTTTACACACTTTGAAAAGCCTACAGAAGAACAATTGAATGAGGTTGAACGTCTTGTCAATAAACAGATTGCTTTAGCACAACCAATTGTAACTGAAGTGATGGCTGTAGAAGCTGCGAAGAACTCTGGTGCGATTGCATTGTTTGATGAGAAGTATGGTGATACAGTACGTGTTGTATCAATGGGAGATTTCTCTAAGGAATTCTGCGGTGGTACACACGCAAATAATACGGCTGATTTATGCGTGTTTAAGATTACATCTGAAGAATCTATCGGATCTGGTATTAGACGTATTACATCTGAAACAAAGTTTGATGCATATAAGGATTTCAAGGATGAGGAGCAGTATTTACTTGAATGTGCGAAGTTAATGAAGCTACAATCTTGGCAAGGATTTAAAGAGAAGTTAGTCGCTTTACAAGAAGAAAATGCACAGCTTCGCAAGGATAATGATGCACATAAACAAGCAGAACTATTATCTTCTGCGGATACAGCAGTACAGAAGGCTGAAACCATTAATGGCTTATCCTGCGTACTACTTAGCTTAGATGGCTTTGATACAAATAGCTTAAAGACATATGCTGAAAATGTTCGCAATAAGCTTGTGGATGGATTTGTATTCGTATCTAATACAACAGATGGTAAAGCGACATTTGTATGTGCTAGTTCGAAAACTGCAATTGCCAAGGGCAAGAAGGCTGGCGATATTGTGAAGGCTGCTGCACAGTTGACTGGTGGTAATGGTGGTGGTAGACCTGACATGGCGCAGGCTGGCGGTAAGGATACTTCTAAAGTACAAGAAGCACATGCATTAGTAAGAGAAATTCTTGCACAATAACATCGCTAAGGAATAGGTGCCGATATGGTGCCTATTTTTTGACAGTTTTCATGTTACAAACACAATGAAATGATGCTGTTGTATATACTTTTTATGAAATATGACATAAAATATCTACAGAGATGGAGGTAGTCAAAATGATGAAACAAAATAATTTGACTGAAACGATGAGCTTTAATTCTGAAGAGATTCGTCGTGAAACAATCCACGAAGTTTTAAAACAGGTAGAAGCTTCATTAAGTGAGAGAGGATATAACGCTATCAATCAGTTAGCTGGTTATTTGATCTCTGATGATCCTGCGTATATTTCTTCACATAACAATTCAAGAAGTTTGATCCAATCCGTGGAACGTCATGAAATTATTGAAGAATTAGTACGTTTCTATTTAGAGGCTCATCACTAAATGACACGCTATCTAGGCTTAGATCTTGGTAGCGTAACTTGTGGTGTCAGTTTTAGTGATACGGGGTTTATTGCAAGAACAATTGAAACGATTCGTTTTAAACCAGATGATTACAATATGGCATTAGATAAAGTGTTAGATATTGTCGATCGTGAAAAGCCAGATGTGATAGTGCTAGGTTTACCGCTATTGTTGAATGATGATGTTGGTCCTCGTGCACAGATATGTCTAGAGTTTGGTGAAGTTCTGGAACAAGAGTCTGGTATCCCTGTTAAGATGCAAGATGAACGATTTACAACAGCGGTCGCTGAAAGTATTTTGTTAGAGGCAGACGTATCAAGAAAGAAACGTAAAAAGAAGATTGATCAGTTGGCTGCAGTACAGATACTACAGACTTGGCTTGATCGCAATGTAAAATAAGGCGGCAAAACGCCTTTTTTAAGGAGAGATGATAGTATGATTGAAAACAATACAATGATGATTACTGATGATGCAGGCAATGAACATGAAGTTGAAATTCTTTTGACGTTTGAAAATGACGACAAGACAAAGAAGTATGTATTATTTACAGATCCAAATGATGAAGAAGGGAATGTTTATGCATATAGTTATAACGAAGATGGATCAATGGATGAAGTTATTGACGAAGAAGAATGGGAAATGTGTCAAGAAGTATTAGGTGCATTTATCAGTGAAGGTGATGGTGAATAAGCATGGCTAAGCGAAGAAAAAAGAGAAGTTTGATTCCGCTATTATTGATTTTAATCTTAGCGGTAGG
This genomic window from Solobacterium moorei contains:
- a CDS encoding IreB family regulatory phosphoprotein; its protein translation is MKQNNLTETMSFNSEEIRRETIHEVLKQVEASLSERGYNAINQLAGYLISDDPAYISSHNNSRSLIQSVERHEIIEELVRFYLEAHH
- a CDS encoding putative ABC exporter domain-containing protein; its protein translation is MNVLFYLHKRILINGFKRSIRKPAFVLMLIAAIAYFALLTAGYKSFFSQIGITNASEFIVLIMVIQLYLGVPGLIQYFRRKGLLFRKADVQFVFQAPIHPKEILLFSGLRSIVVSSIFMIIFCIFGCVLYPASTLQFLLYVVVYLSLDFFIEMSLIVLCYGNETIPNTYIRLISYLLYIVLGALAVGFLLLVIDRGYSMAVVVEYLKSPFIKMVPLFGWSIGLLQWIFYGYDWSNVVSTILFILSAIFLPLLAYKSKCEGDYYEEAEKFSDEYEQAIGNAKAGEVSIVGAKPKKYMHASIKYKGYNAKAIFYRQLLEYKKNRFFIFSFRTFLFLLAGIALHFLSRKDNVMHDLMSIRLFVIPIIVTYYITFFGVIRSKWMKELQNYYTFLLPDTKIHKTWNATKIEHIRAFIDTMILALIGGAVLGLSPLQILLTGLVGVSVNASRIYINMMVQTIISPAIGDFKLFVQFIDMFLMLVSTGASVFVAIVSMIVFNNLEAAFLGMIMTSSVMACIAFFLSSFAFEKMEVME
- a CDS encoding DUF1292 domain-containing protein, producing the protein MIENNTMMITDDAGNEHEVEILLTFENDDKTKKYVLFTDPNDEEGNVYAYSYNEDGSMDEVIDEEEWEMCQEVLGAFISEGDGE
- a CDS encoding Mbeg1-like protein; translation: MTTIYDYLDWRGDLSFTTEPFNEVDNTILSLLAYVHYDDIPNIETTFQPLHKVRDAFYKLHTREEIAEIETYNGVNARLLDKVCDIERFKDIKIGYYISYSDKDFVVQFSAVTFKLDDMIYISYRGTDNTFIGWKEDFYLSYTTGTNGQKAAVAYINQLFENETLPIHVGGHSKGGNLAIYAACHCMDSIRSHITKVWSNDGPGFQSEMLQSPAYQSIQEKITLIIPDSSIIGILMNNVEPKIIKSTVNNVQQHDALTWIVKRNHFEKAESLSANSVFLNKAVDKFLENLSDEEAKIAIDAIFAILESTDAESFAKLKEGGFDSLKDIITALQKLPPEKSSVILRLIGTMISDSGNILANDYMSKVQEQFNKVKDSFTKKDER
- the alaS gene encoding alanine--tRNA ligase; this translates as MEKQYRLSGNEVRQKFLDFFASKGCMIEPGASLIPHNDPTLLWINAGVSALKKYFDGSEKPASNRICNAQKSIRTNDIENVGRTARHHTFFEMLGNFSIGDYFKKEAITWAWEFLTSPEWIGFDPKRLYVTVYPDDDEAYNQWVQVGMIPSHIRRTEDNFWEIGRGPGGPDTELYYDRGEKYDPEGIGEKLFFEDLENDRYIEVWNIVFSQYDCRPGEVNRHEYKELPQKNIDTGMGLERLVCLIQDGETNFDTDLFLPIIHATEKYAKHSYSEKEYKMAYRVIADHIRTVTFAIADGAMFSNEGRGYVLRRVLRRAVRYGIKLGIDGAFMYKLVKVVADNMISYYPYLQEKISLIEKLVKQEEESFHKTLANGEALLQNALAEHADTKILPGEVMFKLYDTYGYPKELTTEIAEEEGYRVDLEGFDKEMQAQKTRAREARGNIQSMHGQSADLMDFTQESKFTGYTDTHSRGKVIGLFKDGVRVDTLTDEGDIILDETCFYAESGGQCADTGVVWNDHFKANVTNVQKAPHKQPLHHITIVEGTVSEGDVLEGEYDYEKRQRTRANHSSLHLLQAALKKVLGDHIAQAGSYNCAEYGRFDFTHFEKPTEEQLNEVERLVNKQIALAQPIVTEVMAVEAAKNSGAIALFDEKYGDTVRVVSMGDFSKEFCGGTHANNTADLCVFKITSEESIGSGIRRITSETKFDAYKDFKDEEQYLLECAKLMKLQSWQGFKEKLVALQEENAQLRKDNDAHKQAELLSSADTAVQKAETINGLSCVLLSLDGFDTNSLKTYAENVRNKLVDGFVFVSNTTDGKATFVCASSKTAIAKGKKAGDIVKAAAQLTGGNGGGRPDMAQAGGKDTSKVQEAHALVREILAQ
- a CDS encoding ATP-dependent RecD-like DNA helicase, which translates into the protein MDNSLITLTGKFTYILFRNEGNFYTAAKFEVNDEKGRVISVTGNIPEIVTGIQYRINGNYIEHPRYGMQFQIQTLAKLLPTEKEGVVRYLSGVNFPGIGKKTAERVVDALGEDCLTLIREDNTLLEKIGDLSERQIHAIIEGLQIDNGMEELAKFLNIHGLSQRNLSKITRIYGKEALSKLNENPYRLIEEIDGFGFKTADKIGKSLGISDTDNRRLYALLVSLVSDLCMRDGNSYVRLETLETTFFKELGSLTCDFEAIFDEAILKHHIYREDNRIFPIAQYDAEIGIARFLAEFPYQFMDPYDPKLLLSYLEDIQEHLGITYDETQIQAIEVFFERPFMIMTGGPGTGKTTVVNAMIKLFKLMYPSSSIICAAPTGRAAKHLAEVTGVNATTIHSLLQWDLETNTFGKNDEEPILADLLIVDEFSMVDNWLFYNLLLASKRIKKICIIGDKDQLPSVGPGCVLRDLIQSNEFSLIELKYIYRQQSDSDVINLAHAINTGNVIVGDYHHDVKFFACMPEDIRRNILMMVDDALQKGYSIDDIQILSPMYAGVAGIDYLNNALQESFNPPSKDKAEVKSGYITFREGDKILQLKNQPDDDVYNGDIGVLVEIIDAKHAEDHKTTIICQFGEIIVEYKPENWINITLAYCISVHKSQGSEYPIVIMPIIRRHAGMLQRKLIYTGVTRARKVLIILGELEAFKRGIQVLELHPRETTLTQKLKQFLDGDYGF
- a CDS encoding Spx/MgsR family RNA polymerase-binding regulatory protein, translating into MIVVYTSPGCASCRKVKQWLKDRNLPFIEKNIFKTLLNDNEIKHLLMRSENGSDDIISKRSKIIQESHVDIDSMKIDELITFIKRNPSVLKRPIILSENNFQVGYDEEEIGVFVPVELRRLADHSCNETCPNFKACQTMQTAFQKEVH
- the ruvX gene encoding Holliday junction resolvase RuvX; its protein translation is MTRYLGLDLGSVTCGVSFSDTGFIARTIETIRFKPDDYNMALDKVLDIVDREKPDVIVLGLPLLLNDDVGPRAQICLEFGEVLEQESGIPVKMQDERFTTAVAESILLEADVSRKKRKKKIDQLAAVQILQTWLDRNVK
- the mnmA gene encoding tRNA 2-thiouridine(34) synthase MnmA, with the translated sequence MKKVLVGLSGGVDSAVAAYLLQQQGYDVTCAFMRNWDSVANEDFSGNPTLYDPVCPQEADYKDAADVAAKLGLELLRIDFIKEYWDDVFQTFIDEYKLGRTPNPDILCNRYIKFDSFMKFAKEKGFDIVATGHYARLGEEGNHHVLCKAVDHNKDQSYFLTEIRREVLEHVLFPLGEIEKPEVRRIAEELGLSIAKKKDSTGICFIGERRFREFLGNYLPMKSGDIIDVTTKQKVGTHQGVMYYTIGQRKGLDIGGIGPFFVAGKDVYKNELYVVDANHQDLLYATSCIVTGVNWLADRTLPLQCHAKFRYRQADNDVELVLNEDGTLTALFPEEIRSITPGQEAVFYDGDVMFAGGKIEKVYKDGLDLMEHVKALVHPETN